GAAGTTGGACGTAGCCGGGGTATCAACCGAGCAACTGCTTGAGGCGACGCTTGTTATTGGCGTAGTCCATAGCTGTTTCGGCGCTAATGAGACCCTGCTTAAGAAGCTTTGCGAGATCCTGCTCGAGTGTGGTCTGGCCGTGACCGTTGCTCTCCCACATCATCTGATAGATCTCGCCCTGGTTGTTGTTCTTTATCGCAGCTGCCGCAGATGGCGTCATCCACAGCACTTCTTTTGCAAGCACCCGGCCACCACCGATCTTGGGAGGCAGTTTCTGAGAGATAATGCACCGCAGCACGTCCGCGAGACGGTTGCGAATACGATCCTGCTCGTCCGGTGGATACTCGCCAATGATTCTGTCAATGCTTTCGACAGCGGATGACGTGTGAAGTGTCGTAAAGACCTTGTGACCGGAGTCGGTGATTTCGAGAGCCGAGGATATCGTTGCTGGATCGCGGATCTCACCGATGACGACGATGTCCGGGTCCTGACGAAGCGATTGCACGATCCCCTCTTTGAAGGACGGGACGTCCTTTCCGACTTCACGGTGACGCACGATGCACTTCTTCGATACGTGCATGAACTCGATCGGCTTACTGACGATGACCACGTGGCCAGCAGTGTCTTTGTTGTTCTCGTCAATGATGGCGTCCAGCGTCGTGCTCTTGCCGGAACCGGTTACACCCGTCACCAGGGTCAGCCCGTCGCGAACGTGCCGGAACATGAGGCCGCGTTCAATGAGAGGATGAAACTTGAGACTCTTCAACGGACGCAGCGTGTCCTGAATGGCACGCATGTTCAAGCCAAGATCATCCAGATCGAAGTACATTGTCGCACGGAAACGACGGCGTCGGCCGTCCTTTCCTTCGATGGGAAGCTGGTACGAGAAATCAAGCGATCTCTTCTCAAGCAACGTCTCGGTCTGGCGACGACTGAGCACGTTGAGAAGCAGAACGTTTGACTCGTTGATGGTGTAGCGACCCATGCCCTCGTCGGGACGCTTTTCGCCGTCCACGCGATACCAGATCAGGTTGTTGCTTGCCGGGCCTCCCATGTCGATATCAGACGCGTTGATATCGATCATGTGCTTGAGTAAATGCTCAATGTGGATGCGCATTGCGGTGCGCTCCTTATCGCCCAGAGACCGGACCTGATCCATCAGGAATTCGATTCGCTCATCGCCCATTTTCGAGTAGGGCACCGAATCACCAACTTCCTTTGCGACCTTCGGAAGCGGCGGAATGAGGGTCGGTCGGGACGATACGGACGGACCTGCAGATTCCGGTGTCCTGGCGGCGACGCCTGAGATCGGCCCGCGATCCGCAACCGGGGAAGACTTCGGCGACGCCTCAACTTCGGTCTTGCCGGCAGCCTGCCGGGCAAGTATTTCCTTCAGGGTCGGATTCATATGATGGTGTGTTCCTTATGGAGTCGCAGGCCGGGCTCAACGATGCGTTAGCGGCACGTCAGACGGTGGATGCGACAGTGGCACGACTTCAAGGGAAGGCTGATGGAAGCCCCATTTTCGTATCGGCCAATGCCCCCTGCCCTTAAGCATATCGATGCGGTCAAAATCGGCCGCACAGTACGAATTGAGGCTACTGGGAGCAT
The DNA window shown above is from Rhodothermales bacterium and carries:
- the tadA gene encoding Flp pilus assembly complex ATPase component TadA, which codes for MNPTLKEILARQAAGKTEVEASPKSSPVADRGPISGVAARTPESAGPSVSSRPTLIPPLPKVAKEVGDSVPYSKMGDERIEFLMDQVRSLGDKERTAMRIHIEHLLKHMIDINASDIDMGGPASNNLIWYRVDGEKRPDEGMGRYTINESNVLLLNVLSRRQTETLLEKRSLDFSYQLPIEGKDGRRRRFRATMYFDLDDLGLNMRAIQDTLRPLKSLKFHPLIERGLMFRHVRDGLTLVTGVTGSGKSTTLDAIIDENNKDTAGHVVIVSKPIEFMHVSKKCIVRHREVGKDVPSFKEGIVQSLRQDPDIVVIGEIRDPATISSALEITDSGHKVFTTLHTSSAVESIDRIIGEYPPDEQDRIRNRLADVLRCIISQKLPPKIGGGRVLAKEVLWMTPSAAAAIKNNNQGEIYQMMWESNGHGQTTLEQDLAKLLKQGLISAETAMDYANNKRRLKQLLG